tggctggtatggatgttgatccatggatgagaattcatgcatgttgatgctgaattattgataattgtgaaattgcacttccactatctgagtacgagtttccttgggtagtagcagtggctagccaccacgtgctccaggttgagactcgaagctctgttaaccctatgttgtaagtgtggccgggcactgtgaaaggcccggatgagctcgaacccccgtaaatattcaccagtgagggtgaaggatatggatcatgtttatgatcaagtttataacgagtataactcgagtttggggatgcacgacagagggacagtccaatggttagcgaccaggacttgtcgggttggctctataaccgacaagatgatatcatcagccactagggacaggcattcatcatatgcatactatgtgaattgtttgagattgcctatttgactgcatattacttgctaattgtctaaatgtcttaactgctcctatttgtatattctttgtctgatataactgtgtttgttacattatactcctgctggtggttgggaggtgagaaggaattggaaagggaagtattagttagactgaagaatctttagtcagatgcccttatatggtttagcttgtttataagctttaatattatctggaggaagttataggattgcctttggctttcctctattatatattatatatgtggaagctgttaccatgctggggacctctggttctcacccatgcggattttgtggttttcagatgcaggacgtggggtttcccgctgaggcatgccgGAGACTTCTATacttgcgaagatcctttgttctcggggctatttttggtttatatgttttgtttagatacttttatctctaTTAAATAATAcgaactgtgatgactccttttatgggagaattttggagaataggttttatgtatttgtgtccatTTGGGTTTaccttggggttttccttattctatcatatgtatatactgttatgctcggaccggttatcttcgcagccggattttgagccttgatattcctgtttttgacactcttttgtatatatataatctcgcgttggtttatccttgttcgttacgttatcgatcggagtgttgcgcttttgagttgcggtttttgtttaccactttttctacaaaggctcctagttataatcaatcattcatactactatgtgtactaaatttttattttagaggtcgtaataccttgccatctctgaattatgacttaagcataagactctgtatggtagggtgttacaaaactaaaccaaataataataataataccaGAAAGTGCCATACACAACAAAGAGAACTACTTCAAGACCAACATTAATAATCCATTATTTATATAGTAGTAGCAACTAGCTAGTGGTCCATTACCGCATTCGCCGCGTTCTACCTTGACTGAATGGTTTATTATTGGTCAGATTGCTGGTGTGTCCTGCTGCTTGCACTCCACAACTTACTATAAAGAAAAGGTCCCAAAATGGTCAatacaaagaagaagaaggagataaATTTTCCCCATCTAGCTCTCACGGCGTCAGGTTGTATGGCAGCCACGTTAAAGCCATATGTAAATGACAAGGCATATAGGGAAGCCAGTATTGCGTAATTCTTGGAGGACTCCAATAATATGTAAATCATGGACAACAAGCTAGAATAAAAGCAGATGCTGTTGCCAATAACAAAGATAACAAATTCTCCTGGATGGTGGGAACCCATTATAGATTTTCCTGCCCGATGCAGAGCACTATCATCCTGCCATAGTCCACCTGGTGGGGTGATCACAGCCTGATAGGTTTCTGTTGCTATTAATGCAACTATGGTCATGTACAGACCATTTTTAACTTCATCATTTTTTATCCCCACACTTGTGTGTGAATGTGATTGCTCAAAATGATGATATCtgttgttgatgttgttgggGGTGGTGATGTCCATGTTCACTATTACTTGTGTATTAGTGGGTGTGGTTAATGAGGTTTGGCTGAATGAACTTGATTCTTCTTGGCGTTAATGAAATTCATTTGTCTAAATATATAGACCAAAAAATCTTGACCAGATCTGCTAGTTCCTAACGCAGTCCATTGACTCCATTAAGTCTTCTAATAATCCGAGGACGTTCTACGTACTCAACATGCGGACTAGTGCCTTACAGCTTACCGGTAATGGGTAAATAGTATGTCAGGATCCATTATTATTCATCTCCTATAGTTGGTGacgttgattttttttattatttttaataaaaaatttattaataaatgttatattaaaataaaaaattctattaaaaaataataattttatataatatcatccataattaaaaatattttaaaaaaaactcatatatcattcatctatcatttattattataaaaacaTAACATAAATAATATAGATCATTTATTCTAATACTTTTGATATatacatttaaaataaattagtacctaagatatataaaatatttatatttataataatttatttaatatgttattattttaatcatgaaaaataaataaatgttaaaataatttaatttttatgtatatatttttctattatattattcaaTAAGGCTTTGTGATAAAAattaagtatttattttatatgataattgaggtaagaattaagaaataattataaaaatagaaagaacaataaaaaattcattgaaaaatGATTTGCCCAAATAAATATATCACACTAATAAagttaaaaatacaaaaatagaatttaaatccAGATTTATAGCAGTTCATAAGATATTAAGAagttgaaataaaaaataataaatacattgttaattGTTATAAGCCATAagggaaagtatgaggagctaatggaatatttgtacaatgtatATACAATGGggtttatggagtattagagatataactattAGTATTACCTTTTCCCATTAGCtaagcttttgggatgagtggtatcatgacatggtattagagcgCTAGATTAATAATTATATGTCAAAGGAATATTTATTGACAAATAtacaataattataataattattataaatttttaaattgaataagtttaATGGTCACAGACacacaaattttttaataaattttatgataaaaaataatatacattaAATGAAATTTGTTTTCAATACTATGATTCTTATCataacaataaaatttttttaataaaatcaatgattttattatattaatcttttaataataataataataataataaattatttgataCATAATTCAATcataataattattcaattattccAACTTCCAACTGGTGAAATAATCAAAGCCTGAAAGGTTAGCTATTACTGCAACTACGGCCATGTACATGCCATTATTTCGAACATCATCATTTTTTACCCCTAAAATTTTTGTTTGATCGAGTCTTGGGATTCATGTTCATGTTCACTATTACTTGTGTACTAGTGTGTGGTGGGGTAATGAGGTTTCGATGAAGGAATCAAGGAACTTGATCCTTCTCTGGCTCTCAGCGCGTTAGTTGTCGTCCATCGTTTACTAGGGAAATTAAAACGAAAttactctctttttttttttaccgcaATATCTCTGTCTAAAAGATGAAGGATTAATATATGGGGAATCGAAATTTTATTGAAGGATTTGTCGGTGACTAATGAGTCGCTGTATATATAAGACAGAATTTAAACTTTGGATATTTACTTAAAAGATTAGTAAACTAACAATTAAACCAAACGAACTTAGTTAATAAAATTACTGTCTAATAGTCCAAAATAAACCAGCTAAAGAAAAAATGACATTAAGTCAATTGGTGATCTGACGATGTTAGAATTATTGAAAAAGAACTAGCTAATttgacaaatttaaaaaataatttaaagcGTTTAACAATGATTCTTGATGTTTTTTTTGGGTGaacaaaaaattcatataaaaagaaaagaggaaCATATTGAAGTTTCAACTACTGAAGATGTTAGATCTAGACCGTCTTCGAATAATAGAAGAAATGCTCATATTCCTCATGAAAAAAATTACGTTGATGAATATGAAAATGACAATTTTGATGTGAAAGAAAACCAAATTATAAAAAATGCTCATGTAAAAAGTGATGTAATTCTGTTtgttgttatttattttttgaccAAGTTATAG
The Arachis stenosperma cultivar V10309 chromosome 7, arast.V10309.gnm1.PFL2, whole genome shotgun sequence genome window above contains:
- the LOC130940036 gene encoding uncharacterized protein LOC130940036, which produces MDITTPNNINNRYHHFEQSHSHTSVGIKNDEVKNGLYMTIVALIATETYQAVITPPGGLWQDDSALHRAGKSIMGSHHPGEFVIFVIGNSICFYSSLLSMIYILLESSKNYAILASLYALSFTYGFNVAAIQPDAVRARWGKFISFFFFVLTILGPFLYSKLWSASSRTHQQSDQ